One Rhinolophus ferrumequinum isolate MPI-CBG mRhiFer1 chromosome 10, mRhiFer1_v1.p, whole genome shotgun sequence genomic window, tgatgtgtgtaaTGGAGcatttctgttgtgatcacaaaatatggtgaatgctgctgccgagtgccatccaatggaaaggcagcgTTCTTCAATCCGGGAAGCggcacgttgaaccttagtaacagtgtgtgacacgtttcaacttgttcagtgcagtaagtcgggtgtgagctacggttggagaaggtgtgttttaaagtgtgtcgtaaatcatcctccatcatgacaatgctccgtgtcacacatcgcttctggtatacagcagtttctgtcaaataaaaacattacggtgtgtcctcatccatcttattcactggatctggcaccacacgacttctggctcttccccaaagtcaaaatgattcaggacattgaggcagccacaacagcacaactaaagacactcatgaaagaggacttccagaactgcttcagaaagtggcaagaatgatgggataagtgtgttcaaagtgaggggggatattctgagggggattaatggcaatgtgtcttttattgtaatattttttttttaaatttaaacattcactgtattgtttgatcacatcttgcACCATCGTGGGTTAAACTTACATCTTTGTCTTACAGAGCTCAAGGCACTTCTTTGGAAGGAAGGGATAAGTgtaactattttcattttattgataaagGAATGATGAGGAGAAGAGGGTATAGTAAAGTAACCATAGATACGTAAGTGTCGGTATCAGCCTGAACACTTAAGTCATGGTGGCTGGCAGATGAAGACCACGTCAGCAGCAGCAGGCCTCATCCCAATGGTCGGTCAGAGGACTGGCCACACAGACAAGGCAGAGGGGTAGAAAGGAATCCATCCTTCTAGAGTACATGGCAGGAGGAGCCATTTTACATATGCTGCTCCTAGTTAATCTTCGTAAGGACCCTGTGAAGTGGgtattactttcattttacaaatcagAAATCAGTGCGTTGTGAAAGTTCACTTGTCCAGGAACTGAATGCAAGTCTGTGTGACAAAGGCTGTGTGATCTATCCCCTACACCAGGCAGAACTGACTTCCATCACGTCTCCAAGGTTGAAATCCACTGCATTGGATAGTGCTGCTTTAGGAGCAAAATCTCAGGGTTCCATCTGAGATTCTACTAGCTTAAAACTGCTGTCTGGGAGCCAGAGACACCTAGGAGTGGCGTCTGTGATGGTCTCAAAATTTGGGGTGAGAGTAGGAAAAAGTtaatttatatatgaaattttattttgggtGCCTTTTAATCTATTCTTGGACTCTCTAGAGAAAGTTCTTTGTACAAAGAAGCTCTCACCTACTTTGCCACATAGAAGAAAAAGCACTCCATCACCAAGTACCCCTTAAGAGGGCGACTTAGACTTTGGTCGAAATGAATTGGGCCATCACTTTTAAAGTGGATCATTCCAGTAAAGGATGGGGAACTTATTATTTTCAAACAGATCACCATGGTGGTGACCTAAAAAGGCCCGAGTGAAGCTGGCAGTGTAGCTCTGAGCGTGGGGCTTCGGTTCCTTCCTCTGTAATTTCATGTGCACTTTTTCACATTAGGTGCTACTCttgatatttctatttcatttgatttaatgctgacttaaaaaaagaaatatttcatgagaTTACCCATTTGCTACCCCAAATatattagaaacatttaaaatggaattaatttctCCCTAGCAAAGAGAAGCAACTCTAAACATGTAATTAAgatcaagagattttttttttaaaaaaaggttggCCAGCAGTGAAGTATATTGTTGAttttgttccaattttagtatatgtgttgCTGAAGCGGGCACAGTCATTGATTTGGGGATAACAGATCCATGTGTGTCCCTCTCTTCGACTCATTCTCCTTATAAGAATACTGAAATATATAAGCAATTATATAATTCCAAATATTCTGTTAGAAAGTCATGTGAGTTTTTCAGTGTTAGATGTTGTACAAgatatcaaagaaacaaaagtcccTTCCTAAATGTAGGAGGATGCCAGTAGGCCCCTCAGCCCGAGTATGGCACAAGACAAGGGTTCAGTGAGAGCCATGGACTTCCCGCCCAACTCTCCTCCTCAGAAGACAAAGTACACTCCTGTGGGACGTGGGGAGGTGGTCTTCCCATAAACCCTTTGCTTGATGTCGTGCCTGAATTAAGGTCTGAAGCTGAAAGCCCAAGTCTTGGCCTCAGAAGCTGTGAGGAAACCTACTTTCCCCATGCCTCTTTTTATgacctataaaatgagaataaaacctGTCTTCTGCGCAGTCCTGTAGAGATCTTTTTATGATCCAGGAATAAAAAGGGCTGTAGAAATGCAAAGCTTTATTTATTACTAATACTCAGCAGGGACTAATCCCCAGGCCCACTCTTTTGGGCCTTAACAACTTGGCAAGGGCTCTTCTGACTCCTTCCAAGATTAAGCTCCTCATCTCTGTGAACACAAAAATCAATCTGCTTCAAGCTTTAAGAATCCATATCATTATGTCCCGAACAATCCACTATCTATCCTCAGAGGCTAAGAAAAGGCTTTAAAATCTTCTGTGACCTTCCTCTCAGCACGTTTTGctaaagatgataaaaatgttcatttggaAGCACAGGCAGGCATATTCTGCTGGTTGAGTCCAAAAGAAACAACATGAGTGAGGATAAATGAAGTGTTACTGGAAATCTGGGCCACTTGTGGGCTCCTAGAACAGCTGTCCTCTAGAAATCAGCTATAAATACCTTTAGAAATAATTTCCCTTCAGAGGCCTGGGGAAAACATGCAAATTGGACTTTTGCAAATGAAAGGTTTACTTTGTCCGAAAAACCAGCGTTACTTCCAAAGGCTGGGTAAGGGCCATGCAGGTTCGTCTGTGAGTGGACACTGCCACCTGGTGGTCGGCGTGCACTGTAGCACAAGGAGCTCGGGAACGGGCGATACACGTTCTGTGTTCACCAGAggtattagaaaagaaaacaagtttccAGAACAGCCGTCCCTATGGAGAGGCTAAATCTTCTAGAAATGGCCCCAtgcatgtaagaaaaaaataatttaagtgtgGCATTTACTGTGTAATATGAGCCAAGGACTTTCTACCCACTCAATTCTTAGTACCAGGTATACTGAaggatgtgataaaaaaaaaaaaccacacaaaataaaacacctTGACTGAAAGAAAGGCTGAAACATTTTACTTCATattatacatactttttaaaaaaaggcagaaacATTCAGGGTAACACCATTTAACATGAAAGAACCTTGAGCTGGAGGACCTTGAAAATGCTTTGCTTTCACGTAGTCTTTTTCATGGCTGCTTGTGTCATGCTGAAGAGATAAGCTTCATAGATTATATTTAAGAAGTTGTCAtcattctggaaaacaaaatcaaaagaccCGTGGGAATGTGATTTGTTTGGCAGAAACAAAAGGCTTCCACGCTTGGGCTGAACTGGCCTTTTGATCCTAAGATGCTCGTTTCTACCTGCTTGCTGTAACAGCCGGTAGTTGTGAACTGCATATGTGAATGTTAGGTGGGGTTGAAGGTGAGGCCGGACAGAGTTCGCTGCTGGTTTTCAACTGAAAACCAGTGTGTTGCATGCAGCGCGATGGGCAACCACGTGGCATATGGAACGAGGGTCACTCGTGAAAAGCCCAGGTCTGTTGGTGAAAACAGAGATCCCCAAAGGCTGGATAGGGAGGAGGTGATCCATGTCAGCAGTTCTCACAGTTTGGTTAGGAATTGCTAGTGGCTCTTAAAGGTCCTCTAaagtgtatattttgtttttggcGTTAGTTAGGATTTTACTTGCAATATGCTTCATTGGTATCTGATCAAAGCCAGTACAACTCTCCCATTAGTTATGGAAAGCTTTGGCCGTGCTAAGTGGACAGTAGTGAGACTGGCAGTCTCTGGGCTTTTCTGCCCGCTAAGGGCTGCTGGAGAGTCACGGGTCTAatcagtggttttgtttttaattctggaGACTTCTCCCTCCCACACAAATCCTTTACAGCTTTAGTAACTCACCCACATTTCATTTTCCCATCATCCTCTCTTGGCACCCCCCACCCGACAGTTAGCATTATTCTCATGCAACAAGGAGAACTActtattcctgtttttcttacAAAGTTGCCACAAAGTCCCTGTGCATGAGACTGTCCCACCAACAGGCCAAGGTTACACACAGACTGAGTACCTTCTAACAGTTGATcaggaaaatatgtttaaaacacGGGGAAAATGAAACGTATGCAGAGAGTGGAGGGAACATAAATATACCTTCTAACTAGGAACACACAGGGACTGAGCTAGGTCTTCAGAGTCCTGGCTCCTGCACAGAGACCTCTGGAACAATGTGATTTAAATGGAATGAACTGTAAAATTCCAATGTAAAGGTCTTTTTTCCTGTATTGCTCACAGATGTCCCACCTAAGTCCTCATGAACTTATCACAAATGACTTAAAAGGGTGGCAAACACTCATATGCGGATATTTGTGAGTAAGGCACAATCAGTTGGCTGTCTTTAGCAGATTATTCTGCTTTCACACTCCGATGCTGACTTCTAAGACCCCATTCCTTACATTCTAAAATAcgttctctttaaaaatgtttttactaatAGAGATCATCTTCTTTTTAAGAAGTATGAGACAACTGCAAAAGTGCTAGCCTACTTCCTAAAAGCTATCTGAAGCTTAAGCAAAGTACCACAAAAATTTTCTTAAAGACGGTCTATCACAAGTACACCTAAATACGTTAACTGAGGTGTCTAAACTCTGTCTGGGGAGGAGCATTCCCCTTTTCAAGGCCAGTTTATGTTTGGATGTGCTTTGCTAGGTGGAGAGCTGAGCGCCCACCCACCCAAGGCCgtgctccccagccccaccccacccgctGCAGTGTGGGAGGAGCCCTCTGGAGTCAGCCAGCCGGATCCAGCTCTGCccttcactagctgtgtgacctcgggccaGTCACTTAGCCTCCTTTCCCTGTctctaaaacaggaaaaataatggGGTTGTTGCAtagggattaaatgaattaatgtccGTAAAGCATATGAAACAGCGCCCGGCACAAAGCTCTATGGAAGCGGTagctgtttgttgttgttgttactatttcATAGAGGCAAGGAAGACATATTATGAAAGTCCCTTTAGTGGCTGCTAAAGTCCCGTCACTCTATCCTGTTCTTATCAGCAGCCTTCAAAATTGTTTGTAAGCCCCGCTCTTGGCGGTCACAGCCATTACTGGCCATCCCCGGTCAGCTGGGACCATCCCCTAAGCGCTGCCGCTCGCTCCAGCTGGCCCTTGGTGCCCCACAGCACCTAGAATCCTCTCAGGGGCTGCCTAATTCTAAACTGTGTGCCTCCTTCTTTTCTGACAGGTGACGGCTTGGAGGACTCAGGCGGCTCTCCAGATTATAAAACCCTTGAGGAGCCGCAGTTCGTATTCTGCATGTCATCCAGCTAAGTGCAGAGCCACTGTGGTTCAGGGTGAGTTGTCTCCTCATCCTCTTATTATTGGGGAGTACTGAGTAGGCACCGGCTGCGTCTTAATTCACTCAGAGTGGCACCCATCAGGGCAGCAGGATCggtaaaagaagaagaagacggACGACGGCCCCTCCTACCTGAATGAGGGACAGAAGTGCTTCCTGAAGCTGCAGCTTGGTAAGTGGGCTGCTGGTGAGTACGGAGGGCCCCGGGCTCTGCAGAGGCAGCAGGAGGCTGCTGGAGGCGGCAGCTGGGTCCCAGCTTCCCAGCGGCAGGAGCCCGCCGTCCCTTTGCGTTGGTGGGGTACCGGTGGGCTGTGTGAACACCATGGGGGCCATAAGCAGAGAAGGAGCCACCGTCGGAGCCAGGGGCGGGGGGGACAGGACCTGCTCACGGCAAACAGACACAGGAGGCAGAAGTAAGTAGCGACTCATTGAAACGACAGGTACAGAGACAGAGGCCACTCACCCGCAAGAGGGCACAAAGCTGAGTTTAAACCTTAATGGTTGACAACTTCCAGATGGGAAAAGCTCAAAGGAGAGCTGGTTCCTGCTCAGCGCTCCACACACTTACTTCCCTTGTTCCAAAGCGGCTCTGACAGGCTGCTTGGCGACTATTGTTCCCATTGCATATAAAGCTTGGCCTCTGaagtcatgttttgtttttctgctttactATCATCAGGTGGCAACATGCATTTAGGACTGCTGGCCTTTTCCTTGGGCCGAGCTGAGTTGGAGGCACACACATCTCCACGCCTGATTTCTCCGTGGAGGAACAGCCATGAAAGCAGCCTCCTGACTCACTTCTCACCAGGAGGGAGGTGAGGCATGATTCTCGGGTCCACCCCTGGCGGGCCCTTTCCCAATAGGATATGCCTGTTTGCAGAGAGCATAGCTTTCTGCTTTCCCGTGCTCAGCTTGCAGGGGCAGCCCCTGGGGGCTGGTCGTGCCCACTATTGCAGGTGACTTGTCTGCCTGGGCCAGTCTGTCACCTCACTCAGTGAATAGACCTAAAACCAAGCTTTCCAATGTCTCTCCCAGTTATGCAGTGACCTTGTGATCCGTATCTGCCTGCCTCCTACAGCTTTCTCTCATCTGTTTCTAACTCAGGTGAGCAAAAGGAATGTTACTTATCCACCTCCGAATGCCCCACGAGAACTTGAGGAGGGGACACAAGGCAGCCATCTAGGAGCTGCTGTGACTTTATAATCACTCCCTTGGTAGCTTTGCTTCCTTAACTGTCCCTTTCTGCTCctgcagggggtggggatgggggtgggcagCACTGTTAAGAAGAGCAGGGTGTGCTGACAGTGTGTACTTATTACTTGGCTCCACCGTGAGCActgggaagaaaaaggaattttgtgTGTGGACATTTATGTCAAACCATCAATCCCAATATTCCCAGTGTCCAACCTAAatcatcaaagagaaaaaatcaGATGTAAAAAAGGGGACAATATTACATTGAAATGAGGATAAGGGAGAATGACAAACACTGTTTCTATAGCAGTAGGTACCCGGATTTGAGAtttaacaaataagaaacagGAGCACTCTCACTTGGGCGTCAGACACAGACTTATGCTATGTGCTCACaatctttgttttccaaaaaagTGAAAGATTTTTGAGGAATCATTTTAAGCTACTTACCAAAACATTTCAAACCACCAAAGATGACATATGTAATAAATAGGGAGAACTTCCTAATTTTTAAACCCAATGCATTTTcagtgaatttgtaccaattcaAATGGGGAAGAAAAGTCCGATCTCCGGATGTCACCCCCAGGCAACGGACTAGCTTGTGGTTTCCTCACTGTTCTAAGTTAGGATGAACATACAGTGCCATCTTCCTTGAAGGATAGACCATTTCCTCCTGTCTGGAAGTTAGTGTATGCGGGCGGGTATGGTGAATGCATACTTTTCCCTCTCTTGCCCTTCATTAAGCTATACTGTGCCACGAATGACAGCAGGCTGCACCTTTCAGGCCTTAACTGGTTTTTCTGTGACTTCAAACGCCCCCAGGGCTGTGGGCTCTGCAGGGCAGTATGTCTGTGCCCTCATCACGATGTACCACATGCAGCACAACGGCTGGCAGGGAGTGTTGCTTAGAAACAGTTACGGAGTAAAGGGATAAACAATTCACTGTGGACTGAAATCACAAGAAGAGGTCAGATGTTTGATATCCCAGAACGATTTCAAAGCAGACCACAAGTTTGCATGGTCAGAGATTAGGGTAATTTTCCCCATGTCCATGTCCATGGCTTCAGACTTGGTAATATTGCGAAGACGTAACTCTACAAATAAAGCATCTCTGAAAGGAGGGAAGCTCCCAGATTGCTTAGCAAAGAAAAGATTCTCTTTCCAGGGAAGAAGTTAAGGTGATAATCAGATGCACAGAAGTGGCTCTGGCACCCTGTTCTAAACAGAGAAGTCCCCAGAGCACAGAAGCCACTTGTAAATTTCACTGCGTTATAGTAATAACCCCGCCCCCCTCCCTCAGTAGATATTTACCTGGAAGAGAGGGGCCTGCCTTTCTGTGCTGGATGTCTTGTCAATCCAGGACTCCAAGGGGTTCCCTGGTCTAGAGCTCTGAGTCACCACAGGAAACTTGGCTGCCAAGGCGGGTCGGTGAGAAGCGTgcagctgctgctcctgctgcacAATCTGAAGCTTTTTCAGTAACTCGTGAGGGGAGATCACTCCAGAAGCGCTAGCCTGATTGCCAGGGACGGGGAGCGTCTGTCTTGGGCATGCAGGCTGTTCTCTTCCATGAGCCTGACATCCTAGTGCTTGAGGCGGAAGGGAGCCATTGAAGTGTACCAGTTGTGGCCGAACGGCAGGGGTGGCAGCAGTCGTAGCTGAGCTGAGGCCTGGGGCAGCTGAGCTGGCAGGTGCTGGTGCACTGGGGTCGTACTTCTTCACTGCTCCTGGGGCACTGTGAAGCTTTTCTAACAAGTTCTGAGTTCTGGAAGCACTGTGCACACGATGAGAAGTGCCAGTGGTCTGGGGAGACGCTGGCTGGTCAGGTCCAGTAAAAACTTCCCCAGCAGAATGGGTACTGCCATTTTCACAGGGCCAGTTTTCAGGAAGCTCTGACAATGGGTGGAGGTCTGCACTCCGGACCAGGAGTTTCTGAATGGCTGGGCAGAGCTGCTTCTCAATGGGGGGTGAGTGTCTTTTGGGCTCCTCATAGGACAGGGAACGCACAACCCCCTGCCTAACTGGAAGCTTGTCttgctgctggtggtgctggtggaggATCTGTCCAGGCCTCCCCAGTTTCCTGACATCGAACTTTGTCATGCTTCCCAAAGAGCGCCGTCAAGGACAAGTGTTGGGGTTCAGGGTCTAAGGTctctggaaaacataaaaatgtcccCAAATGGGTCTATATACAATTTGGGGGGAGGAGCACATGAAACATAACTTTCCTAATAGATGATTTCTTCTACTTACAAAGGATCAATTAAGAGAGGATGAAAAAACTTAATTGTAATGTAACAAAACTTCACAAATTTGAGATCTTTTTAATGCCAAAAATTTTCACAGcatcctcccctcccactcccaagAGAGCTGTTATGTCTTAGTACCTATTGATTGATGAAATAGGCGCATGGTCCTTAGTGGGCCTGGGTTCCACAGACTGGGGACCACTCTGATACAAAATTATACACACTAAGAGCTAAACAATCTCTTCAACAGGAATTCCATCTAACCTTGCAAAGTGTAAGTAAGAAGATGCTGTGAATACACAGGAATATGAGGATTTCAGAATTCCTGGTAGCTTTTTGCAGAATTATAGAAATTTAGGATAGGAAAGTAATTTAATCTAAATTGATCTTTTCAACTATATACTAGTATCTTTAAAAAGATCGtcaaatacacaaaatacacaaaaatacacaaaatctaCGTTGGGCTGGCTAGTTACAAAGCTGCTTCCTTCCTATTCTATATCAATTCTATCTCTTTCTGTTGCTTTCTGTATTGCTGGGCTAAGAAAACGGGAGGTTTATTCTCAAGTCAACATATTCTGGTTTcactagtaaaataaaaaatttccatgaaaagcaaacaataaaagaaagcaaatagatAATTAgaaaagacttattttttaaaaaacactcaataCAACCTTTCATTAGTCAGTCCTTATGTCTTTTAGCTCcatgttcattttcaaaattgatttaaaccaattccttttaaaaaaactttaatgaGGAATAACCATAAGAAATGGAAATAGCCACATTATTTACAATCAATAATGGGACTTGCAGATTGGTAATTTTGTTAATGCTTTACTATtctgaaatattatatttatactcACACAAAAACTGctgtcatatttatattttagatgcAAATCCAATGACATCAGGTCTAAAGGGGAATTTTGTACCACTCCCTAGGACAGGAATCCCATTCTGTGTATACAGCGCTGCCATCTGGTCCAAAGGAGATGCTCAGAAATGGTAAACTGGCTGTCATTCTCTTAGCAGCCTTGGCAAACCAACCACAAACTGCAGCAGAAGATGGCCTGATGGGTAATATTCCTGACAGTAACAAAGTCTGACAGTTTGTTGTTTATCTAAAAATACATTATCCACTAAGGAGTTCAAGTCCATAAGAGATTAGCATAGAATATGGGAAATtccaaaagtaaaaatgttaacCCCTTTTGAGGAAGagtaaattattaataatgaaaaaatctCTAATTTGTAATCTCTCTTTTGGATTTACCTTGGGCATCCTCGAACAGCACCAAGCCCTCCCTTGACTATACTCTGGGTACAAGTTCTTTAAGAATCCtgacgtctaaccactatgctacactcgtatgtagcactttttctagaatgagttcgtgaacttgtcagacctcgaaATTTACATAATATTGGAcgtcaactgtaatagaaaacagaacagaacgGAGAACAGTGTACCTGGCTGGGCTGAGGTATGCGCTGTGGCTGGTTTTCCCGGGGCTTCACTGGAATTGGTTTGATGAGATGGGGATTGTTGTAGTGGCGGATGAGCTGGTTATCTGTTTGTCTCAGAACAAGTTTTACAACTGCAATGGAAAAAAAACCTCACTTTTAGTGTAAAAGAAGCTTTAATCTTTTAAACAGAACATACCTTCTTGCTCTTTATATTATCTAATTGGTAGCTATTTGTTGATAGTTTCATGTACAAGGGAAAATCCTTTAATCTCCTCTGATTGAGCTACATTTGAGTATAAATcaaattcaaatgtaattttcttaGTTGCACAATTCAGTGCCCTAAAATATTACCAACAGCTTCATCAGTCTGCATACCTAGAGGCTCAGAGATACCTGGATACTTGAAAGAGGGCCGTTGATTATGCTTTAAGAAGGAACCGTTTAAAACATAGAGTCTACTGCTGTTCAATGATAAACAAGGACGAAAACTATCCTGAAATACTATGTCTGGATTGCAGTAGGGTTTTATTCACCCATTAGCAGTTGATTTAAAACTGGAGAGTTGCATCATCAAAGTAACTAAATCCTTTTTGGTCCACAAACCAAAAAGTAAAGCTGACTCAaaccaatgatttaaaaatgactacctcatctttatttaataataatgacttTTTTGGATAAACAGAATAATTTCAAATCTGAGTGTTCTGAGCCACACACTACAAATTAGAAAttcagaaagggagaagagacatGCCTCATCAGttcaaatactgaatcattatctATCCTATGTTAATCTAACCAACCATACAATTGCTAACACAGCAGGATCCATGACAAAAGGAGCTCGGCAATGACATCGTGTCTAACTTTATTAAAACAACCGACATAAACACGCTACCTTCTGTACTACAGACTCCACGGCCAGGGCCTCGGGCCAGAAAGCACGTCACACTGTCCTGACCTGGAATGAGCTATTAACAGTCTTGTCCCTCAGAAACCAAGGTTCCTAGTGTGTTTTACAGTACTGGGCTGCATTTGCTAATTCAAAGATTTAGAGGTCCAGTGTCAATTACCACTGTGTTCACTTAGGTTTGTAAAATGAACTGTACAAAGGACTAATTATTTCTTCCAAGAATTCTGTCAATAATTTGGATTTGGCACTAGTATTAAATGGGATGTGGAATCACTTATGAGTCATGAAATGTTATTTCTAATTCTTCTTAGGTGAGTGATGGTGGTTAGTGGTATGGCTGCATGGACCAGCTGGCCTGGCTTTCCAAGATGTGGCTAACCAATACAAGATAAGAATCCAACCTAAGATATAGTCACTTACAAAATTTTAGCATGAAAAGCCGTAACTTCtgcttgctatttaaaaaaaaaaagtggcttaTTTTTTCTGAATGACTCTTTCTGtacttcttcattcttttttttccctaacttttatttatttaagtgtggttttccaggaccccatcagctccaagtccaagtagttgtttcaatctagttgtggagggtgcagctcacagtgccccatgtggggatcgaaccagcaaccttgttaagagcacctcgctctaaaccaactgagctacctggCCTCCCCCTGTACTTCTTTATTCTGTCTATTCAGGGACCTTGAATTTCAAGCAAAGAAAACCAGATTTTTCCCACCTTCACTGTGCATATATCTATACAGGCCAAGAGGCTCTCTGTCTCTTGCTGTGCATAATCCCCAGGTAAGACTTTTCTAAGTAAAATTGCCAGAAGCTGTTTTCTAAGTCACTGTAATTCTCTATGTATGTATGAAGCCttgcttttatataaaaatcactcTCTATCAAATTGGTCAGAATTAAACATCATCCACCTCAATAGTATGTAGCTCATTTTCCAGTTGTTTAAGTTTCTATTCTTCTCCTGAcccaaataactttaaaatacttggaaaaaaaCCAGTTTTGGAAAAAAGTGTATAATGGATTCTTTATAGAGAACCTGAGGCAC contains:
- the DCP1B gene encoding LOW QUALITY PROTEIN: mRNA-decapping enzyme 1B (The sequence of the model RefSeq protein was modified relative to this genomic sequence to represent the inferred CDS: inserted 1 base in 1 codon; deleted 1 base in 1 codon), producing MAAVAAGGLVGKGRDISLAALQRHDPYINRIVDVASQVALYTFGHRANEWEKTDVEGTLFVYTRSASPKHGFTIMNRLSMENRTEPITKDLDFQLQDPFLLYRNARLSIYGIWFYDKEECQRIAELMKSNLTQYEQLKAHQGAGAGISPMILSSGEGKEVDILRMLTKAKDEYTKVSVCLPYKQITSSSAXYNNPHLIKPIPVKPRENQPQRIPQPSQTLDPEPQHLSLTALFGKHDKVRCQETGEPGQILHQHHQQQDKLPVRQGVVRSLSYEEPKRHSPPIEKQLCPAIQKLLVRSADLHPLSELPENWPCENGSTHSAGEVFTGPDQPASPQTTGTSHRVHSASRTQNLLEKLHSAPGAVKKYDPSAPAPASSAAPGLSSATTAATPAVRPQLVHFNGSLPPQALGCQAHGREQPACPRQTLPVPGNQASASGVISPHELLKKLQIVQQEQQLHASHRPALAAKFPVVTQSSRPGNPLESWIDKTSSTERQAPLFQVLSPPPLAPTVAPSLLMAPMVFTQPTGTPPTQRDGGLLPLGSWDPAAASSSLLLPLQSPGPSVLTSSPLTKLQLQEALLSLIQNDDNFLNIIYEAYLFSMTQAAMKKTT